In Candidatus Hydrogenedentota bacterium, the DNA window TGATCTCCGTCTGCAGGCCGAGGAAGCGCGCGCCGTCGCCGAGGACGGCGAACTTCTTCCGCAGCCGCTTCTCGCGCATTCCGATGATCCAGTCCGTGAGGCTCATGCGGTGTCTCCTCCCGCGCGCGGGGCGTTGTCCAGCGCGGCCAGCATCTCCGCGACGCTTGTGAAGCGCTCGCGGGGTTTCCCGAGGGCGGCGCCCCGGGCCTGTTCGGCGGCGTCAATGACGCGCCAGTCGGTGAAGGACACGACCCGCACGCCGCGCGCGCGCAGGAGGGCGCGCAGGGCCTCCGTGTCCGGTTCGGGGCAGGGTGCGAGCCGGGCGGTGTCCGTCAGGACGGACTTCACAGTCTCCAGGCTGTCGGCTTTGTTGGTTCCGATGACGCCCGTGGGCCCGCGCTTGATCCATCCGGCGGCGTAGAGGCCGGGCACGGTCCGGCCGTTGTCCTCGACGCAGCCGAGGGTGTTGGGGACCACGCCGCCCTTGTCGTGGAACGGCGCGCCCGGCAGGGGCAGGCCGCGGTAGCCGATGCTGCGGAACACGAGGCCGCAGTCGAGGGAAAAGGTCTCGCCGGTGGCCCAGGGCTTCTGGTGGAAGGCGGGCCCGGCGAGACGGTTGCGCTCCAGCAGGATGCGCTCCACGGCTCCGTGGCCCTCCAGGGCGTGCGGCCCGGCCAGGAACCGGAAATGGACGCGCCGCCGCGCGGCGGGGTCGGCGGGGCGCGCGGCGAATTCCCCGAGAATCTCCAGGATGCGCGCCAGCTCGGGGGTGGTAATCTCCTCCACGCTCTCAGGGTTCAGCGCCAGTTCCGCGGGGTCCACCACCG includes these proteins:
- a CDS encoding FAD-dependent oxidoreductase — protein: MSILGTQERPLRVAVVGSGPSGFFAADHLLKSLVVCEVNLFERLPVPFGLVRGGVAPDHPKIRTVTKVFERTAAHPRFAFFGNVEIGRDMSLEELRSFHDAVILAYGAEADQRMGVPGEDLPGSHTATEFVGWYNAHPDFRDARFDLSKETAVIVGAGNVALDVARILCLPPEALAATDIAGHALDALAESRVRDVVLLVRRGPAQVKFTLSELKEIGDIPGCQPVVDPAELALNPESVEEITTPELARILEILGEFAARPADPAARRRVHFRFLAGPHALEGHGAVERILLERNRLAGPAFHQKPWATGETFSLDCGLVFRSIGYRGLPLPGAPFHDKGGVVPNTLGCVEDNGRTVPGLYAAGWIKRGPTGVIGTNKADSLETVKSVLTDTARLAPCPEPDTEALRALLRARGVRVVSFTDWRVIDAAEQARGAALGKPRERFTSVAEMLAALDNAPRAGGDTA